The Felis catus isolate Fca126 chromosome X, F.catus_Fca126_mat1.0, whole genome shotgun sequence genome includes a region encoding these proteins:
- the CITED1 gene encoding cbp/p300-interacting transactivator 1 isoform X2 produces MPTMSRPALDVKGGTSPAKEDANQEMSSLTYSNLGVKDRKAVAILHYPGVASNGTKASGAPTSSSGSPSPIGSPTATPPTKPPPFNLHPAPHLLASMQLQKLNSQYHGMAAATTGQPGEAGPLQNWGFAAQAGGAGSLSPSTGAQSPAIIDSDPVDEEVLMSLVVELGLDRANELPELWLGQNEFDFTADFPSGC; encoded by the exons ATGCCAACCATGTCGAGGCCTGCACTTGATGTCAAGGGTGGCACCTCACCTGCAAAGGAG GATGCCAACCAAGAGATGAGCTCTCTGACCTACTCTAACCTGGGAGTGAAAGACCGCAAAGCAGTGGCCATTCTGCACTACCCTGGCGTAGCCTCGAATGGAACCAAGGCCAGTGGGGCTCCCACTAGTTCCTCAGGATCTCCATCTCCAATAGGCTCTCCTACCGCCACCCCTCCCACTAAACCCCCACCCTTCAACCTGCACCCTGCCCCTCATCTGCTGGCCAGTATGCAGCTGCAGAAACTCAATAGCCAGTATCATGGGATGGCTGCCGCTACTACGGGCCAACCTGGGGAGGCAGGGCCCCTCCAAAACTGGGGCTTTGCAGCTCAGGCGGGAGGGGCGGGGTCACTCTCTCCTTCTACTGGTGCCCAGAGCCCTGCTATCATCGACTCGGACCCAGTGGATGAGGAGGTGCTGATGTCGCTGGTGGTGGAACTGGGACTGGACCGGGCCAATGAGCTGCCAGAGCTGTGGCTGGGGCAGAATGAGTTTGACTTCACGGCGGACTTTCCATCTGGCTGCTGA
- the CITED1 gene encoding cbp/p300-interacting transactivator 1 isoform X1, with protein sequence MEPSAQKFQLAASSPTSLSNFCQGSEMPTMSRPALDVKGGTSPAKEDANQEMSSLTYSNLGVKDRKAVAILHYPGVASNGTKASGAPTSSSGSPSPIGSPTATPPTKPPPFNLHPAPHLLASMQLQKLNSQYHGMAAATTGQPGEAGPLQNWGFAAQAGGAGSLSPSTGAQSPAIIDSDPVDEEVLMSLVVELGLDRANELPELWLGQNEFDFTADFPSGC encoded by the exons CACAAAAGTTCCAGCTGGCAGCATCATCTCCCACCAGTTTATCCAACTTCTGCCAAGGCTCTGAAATGCCAACCATGTCGAGGCCTGCACTTGATGTCAAGGGTGGCACCTCACCTGCAAAGGAG GATGCCAACCAAGAGATGAGCTCTCTGACCTACTCTAACCTGGGAGTGAAAGACCGCAAAGCAGTGGCCATTCTGCACTACCCTGGCGTAGCCTCGAATGGAACCAAGGCCAGTGGGGCTCCCACTAGTTCCTCAGGATCTCCATCTCCAATAGGCTCTCCTACCGCCACCCCTCCCACTAAACCCCCACCCTTCAACCTGCACCCTGCCCCTCATCTGCTGGCCAGTATGCAGCTGCAGAAACTCAATAGCCAGTATCATGGGATGGCTGCCGCTACTACGGGCCAACCTGGGGAGGCAGGGCCCCTCCAAAACTGGGGCTTTGCAGCTCAGGCGGGAGGGGCGGGGTCACTCTCTCCTTCTACTGGTGCCCAGAGCCCTGCTATCATCGACTCGGACCCAGTGGATGAGGAGGTGCTGATGTCGCTGGTGGTGGAACTGGGACTGGACCGGGCCAATGAGCTGCCAGAGCTGTGGCTGGGGCAGAATGAGTTTGACTTCACGGCGGACTTTCCATCTGGCTGCTGA